One window of the Fusobacterium animalis 7_1 genome contains the following:
- a CDS encoding metal ABC transporter permease codes for MSAGLIIQLVAILISVACSLLGVFLVLRSMSMLTDAISHTVLLGIVLSFFITHKFDSPLLIIGATLIGLLTVYLVELITDINLVKEDAAIGIVLSVLFSIAVVLISKYTANIHLDIDAVLLGEIAFAPFHTEEIFGFKIASGIVNGLSILILNLLVITIFFKEIKISIFDRALALTLGLFPEVFHYLLMSLVSVTAVVSFDIVGATLMISFMIGPATTAYMISKSLKMMLIYSALIGAISSILGYHLAVFLDVSISGSIAVVIGGIFFIVLFGKKVKRKSTI; via the coding sequence ATGAGTGCAGGATTAATAATACAATTAGTTGCTATTTTAATATCAGTGGCTTGTTCATTATTGGGAGTATTTTTAGTTTTAAGATCTATGAGTATGCTTACAGATGCAATTAGCCATACAGTTCTATTAGGAATTGTACTTTCATTTTTTATTACACATAAATTTGATTCTCCTTTACTTATTATAGGAGCAACTTTAATAGGACTTTTGACTGTTTATCTTGTTGAACTCATAACTGATATTAATTTAGTAAAAGAAGATGCTGCAATAGGAATCGTTTTATCGGTTTTATTTAGCATTGCAGTTGTTCTTATTTCTAAATATACTGCAAATATACATTTGGATATAGATGCAGTTTTATTAGGAGAGATAGCTTTTGCACCCTTTCATACAGAAGAAATATTTGGTTTTAAAATTGCCAGTGGAATTGTAAATGGACTTTCAATTTTAATTCTTAATTTATTAGTCATTACTATATTTTTTAAAGAAATAAAAATATCAATTTTTGATAGAGCCTTGGCACTGACATTAGGGTTATTTCCAGAAGTATTTCATTACTTGTTAATGAGTTTAGTATCTGTAACAGCAGTAGTTTCTTTTGATATTGTGGGAGCAACTCTTATGATTTCTTTTATGATAGGACCTGCTACTACTGCTTATATGATTTCTAAAAGTTTAAAAATGATGTTAATTTATAGTGCTTTAATTGGAGCCATTTCATCAATATTAGGTTATCATTTAGCAGTATTTTTAGATGTTTCAATATCTGGAAGTATAGCAGTTGTGATTGGAGGAATATTTTTTATAGTGTTATTTGGAAAGAAAGTAAAAAGGAAAAGTACTATTTAA
- a CDS encoding metal ABC transporter permease, producing MAEILKLFSNSYTFKVVTLGCMLLGIVSAIVGTFAVLKKESLLGDGISHASLAGICLAFLITRKKELYILLLGALIIGLLCIFLIHYTQLKSKVKFDSAIALMLSTFFGLGLVLLTYLKKISGAKKAGLNRFIFGQASTLVVKDIYLIIAVGLILIFLVLLFWKEIKISIFQADYAKTLGINSSKINFLVSTMIVINVIIGIQIAGVILMTAMLVIPPVAARQWSKKLSIVTLLSAIIGGISGAMGSIISTFDATLPTGPLIILVSGIFVLISFLFSKKGIIARNYRIYMRNKKLRLQENKGDNK from the coding sequence ATGGCAGAAATATTAAAACTTTTTTCAAACAGTTATACCTTTAAGGTTGTTACTCTTGGTTGCATGCTTTTAGGTATAGTTAGTGCTATCGTTGGAACTTTTGCAGTTTTAAAAAAAGAAAGTTTACTAGGAGATGGTATATCTCATGCTTCACTTGCTGGAATATGCCTTGCTTTTTTAATTACTAGAAAAAAAGAATTGTATATTTTACTTTTAGGAGCCTTAATAATAGGACTTTTATGTATTTTTCTAATTCACTACACGCAATTAAAATCAAAGGTAAAATTTGATAGTGCTATTGCCTTGATGTTATCAACATTTTTTGGATTAGGTTTGGTATTGTTAACATACCTAAAAAAAATATCTGGTGCAAAAAAAGCAGGATTGAATAGATTTATCTTTGGACAGGCTTCTACATTAGTAGTAAAAGATATTTATTTGATAATTGCTGTTGGATTAATTTTAATATTTTTAGTGCTATTGTTTTGGAAAGAAATAAAAATAAGTATATTTCAAGCTGATTATGCAAAAACTCTCGGAATAAATAGTAGTAAAATAAATTTTTTAGTTTCTACTATGATAGTTATTAATGTTATTATTGGAATACAGATAGCAGGAGTAATCCTAATGACAGCAATGTTAGTTATTCCTCCTGTTGCTGCAAGACAATGGAGTAAAAAATTATCTATTGTTACTCTTTTATCTGCAATAATTGGTGGAATTTCTGGAGCTATGGGAAGTATTATCTCTACATTTGATGCTACTTTACCAACAGGACCATTAATAATATTAGTATCTGGAATTTTTGTTTTAATCAGTTTTTTATTCTCTAAAAAAGGTATAATTGCCAGAAATTATAGAATTTATATGAGAAATAAAAAATTGAGATTACAGGAAAATAAAGGTGATAATAAATGA
- a CDS encoding metal ABC transporter ATP-binding protein, with protein sequence MNAIEIKNLTVAYGENIALEDFNLDVEIGSLMALVGPNGAGKSTLIKTILKFLKQITGEIKISKKSLAYVPQRNSVDWDFPTTLFDVVEMGCYGRVGLFKRVNKEEKAKVLKAIEQVGMLDFKDRQISELSGGQQQRTFIARALVQEADIYLMDEPFQGVDSTTEKSIVDILKKLKSDGKTLLVVHHDLQTVPTYFESVTFINKTVIASGKVKEVFTQENIDKTYRK encoded by the coding sequence ATGAATGCTATTGAAATTAAAAATTTAACAGTTGCTTATGGAGAAAATATAGCATTAGAAGATTTTAATTTAGATGTAGAGATAGGAAGTTTAATGGCACTTGTTGGTCCAAATGGAGCAGGAAAATCAACTCTTATCAAAACAATATTAAAATTTTTAAAACAAATAACTGGTGAAATAAAGATAAGTAAAAAAAGTTTAGCCTATGTGCCACAAAGAAACAGTGTTGATTGGGATTTCCCAACAACACTATTTGATGTAGTTGAAATGGGTTGTTATGGCAGAGTTGGACTTTTTAAAAGAGTTAATAAAGAAGAAAAAGCGAAAGTTTTAAAAGCAATAGAACAAGTTGGAATGTTAGACTTTAAAGACAGACAAATATCAGAGCTTTCAGGTGGACAACAACAGAGGACTTTTATTGCAAGAGCTTTGGTACAAGAAGCCGATATTTATCTTATGGATGAACCTTTTCAAGGTGTCGACTCAACAACAGAAAAGTCAATAGTGGATATATTAAAAAAGTTAAAATCAGATGGTAAGACTTTACTTGTGGTACATCATGATTTACAGACTGTCCCAACTTATTTTGAATCTGTTACTTTTATAAATAAAACAGTTATTGCTAGTGGAAAAGTAAAGGAAGTTTTTACACAAGAAAATATAGATAAAACATATAGAAAATAA
- a CDS encoding metal ABC transporter solute-binding protein, Zn/Mn family translates to MRKIFKLLTVMMISLFIVACGEKKEKAKTSNEIQKIKVTTTLNYYQNLIEEIGGDKVEVTGLMKEGEDPHLYVATAGDVEKLQNADLVIYGGLHLEGKMTDIFANLSNKYILNLGDQLDKSLLHKEDENTYDPHVWFNTKFWAIQAKSVADKLSEILPENKEYFENNLQTYLKSLDEATKYIQAKINEIPEESRYLITAHDAFAYFAEQFGLQVKAIQGVSTDSEIGTKQIEDLANFIVEHNIKAIFVESSVNHKSIEALQEAVKAKGGNVEIGGELYSDSMGDKENNTETYIKTIKANADTISNALK, encoded by the coding sequence ATGAGAAAAATTTTTAAATTATTAACTGTTATGATGATTTCTTTATTTATTGTTGCTTGTGGGGAGAAAAAAGAGAAAGCTAAAACTTCTAATGAAATACAAAAAATAAAAGTAACAACAACTTTAAATTATTATCAAAATTTAATAGAAGAAATTGGTGGGGATAAAGTTGAAGTTACAGGACTTATGAAAGAAGGAGAAGACCCTCATCTATATGTAGCAACAGCAGGAGATGTAGAAAAATTACAAAATGCTGATTTAGTTATCTATGGAGGATTACATCTTGAAGGAAAAATGACAGATATATTTGCAAATCTATCAAATAAATATATTTTAAATTTAGGAGATCAATTAGATAAATCTCTTTTACATAAAGAAGATGAAAACACTTATGATCCACATGTTTGGTTTAATACAAAATTTTGGGCTATACAAGCTAAATCTGTTGCTGATAAATTAAGTGAAATATTACCTGAAAATAAAGAATATTTTGAAAATAATTTACAAACTTATTTAAAATCATTGGATGAAGCAACTAAATATATACAAGCTAAAATAAATGAAATTCCAGAAGAATCAAGATATTTAATCACAGCACACGATGCCTTTGCATATTTTGCAGAACAATTTGGTTTACAAGTAAAAGCTATACAAGGTGTTTCAACTGATTCTGAAATTGGAACTAAACAAATTGAAGATTTAGCTAATTTTATAGTTGAACATAATATAAAGGCTATTTTTGTTGAATCTTCTGTAAATCATAAAAGTATAGAGGCCTTACAAGAAGCTGTAAAAGCGAAAGGTGGAAATGTAGAAATTGGTGGAGAACTTTATTCAGATTCTATGGGAGATAAAGAAAATAATACAGAAACTTATATAAAAACAATAAAAGCAAATGCTGATACTATATCAAATGCTTTAAAATAA
- a CDS encoding EamA family transporter — MWAIFAILSAIFAALTSILAKVGIEGVNSNLATAVRTIVVVLMAWFMVFVTGNQNGIVDISKKSWLFLILSGLATGASWLCYYKALQLGEVSKVVPIDKLSIVMTIILAFIFLGEQITLKTLIGCCLIVAGTFVMIL, encoded by the coding sequence ATGTGGGCTATTTTTGCTATTTTATCTGCTATTTTTGCAGCATTAACTTCAATTTTAGCAAAAGTTGGAATTGAAGGTGTCAATTCAAATTTAGCAACAGCTGTGAGAACCATTGTTGTTGTACTTATGGCTTGGTTTATGGTTTTTGTAACTGGAAATCAAAATGGAATTGTTGATATAAGTAAAAAAAGTTGGTTATTTTTAATTTTATCAGGATTAGCAACTGGTGCTTCTTGGCTTTGTTATTATAAAGCATTACAACTTGGAGAAGTATCAAAAGTTGTTCCTATTGATAAATTAAGTATAGTAATGACTATTATCTTAGCCTTTATATTTTTAGGAGAACAAATAACATTAAAAACTTTAATTGGTTGTTGTCTAATTGTTGCAGGAACTTTTGTTATGATTTTGTAA
- the rpoN gene encoding RNA polymerase factor sigma-54 — MDNKLDIVEKQKLTQSLKLSQMMKLSINILKMSVMDLNNFIEKEFSKDLGISVELNYSNQENYDNEKEVEINYLTDEKNFFQILEEQLSYFKIETKIKEICIFIINNLNKKGYLELSKIEIKDILKVSDKELEEAFDIIHNLEPYGVGAYSLEECLKIQLKAKMIIDKRLFLFIDNYLYLLVDKKYNLIKEKLNINDDILFSYIDMIKSLNPIPSRGYSVGKVKKIIPDILVEIKEDEVFFEINRASIPQINIKDKVNVKYYKKINEIVSCIEKRFETLDKIMKIIIRKQKKFFTSQGKKINTLKISDIANELNLSSSTVSRAVKEKYIKTDFGIISLRKLFNLDSAVFLHQQKILEYIENENKEKPFSDQDIVNLLEKDGIKIARRTVTKYREKLGYKSSHKRKKY; from the coding sequence ATGGATAATAAGTTAGATATTGTTGAAAAACAAAAATTAACACAGTCTTTAAAATTATCACAAATGATGAAACTATCAATAAATATACTTAAAATGTCTGTAATGGATTTAAATAATTTTATTGAAAAAGAATTTTCAAAAGATTTAGGGATTTCAGTTGAATTAAATTATTCTAATCAAGAAAATTATGATAATGAAAAAGAAGTAGAAATTAATTATCTAACAGATGAAAAAAATTTTTTTCAAATTTTAGAGGAACAATTATCTTATTTTAAAATAGAAACAAAGATAAAGGAAATTTGTATATTTATAATCAATAATTTGAATAAAAAAGGATATTTAGAATTATCAAAAATAGAAATAAAAGATATTTTGAAAGTAAGTGATAAAGAATTGGAGGAAGCATTTGATATAATACATAATTTAGAACCTTATGGAGTTGGGGCTTATTCATTAGAAGAATGTCTAAAAATTCAATTAAAAGCTAAGATGATTATAGATAAAAGATTATTTTTATTTATAGATAATTATCTTTATTTATTAGTTGATAAAAAATATAATTTGATAAAAGAAAAATTAAATATTAACGATGATATATTATTTTCTTATATAGATATGATTAAATCTTTAAATCCTATTCCTAGTCGTGGTTATAGTGTTGGAAAAGTAAAAAAAATTATTCCAGATATTTTAGTAGAAATAAAAGAAGATGAGGTATTTTTTGAAATAAATAGAGCTTCAATACCTCAAATAAATATAAAAGATAAAGTAAATGTTAAGTATTATAAAAAAATAAATGAAATAGTAAGTTGTATTGAAAAAAGGTTTGAAACTCTTGATAAAATTATGAAAATTATCATTAGAAAACAAAAAAAATTTTTTACAAGTCAAGGTAAGAAAATAAATACTTTAAAAATTTCTGATATTGCCAATGAACTAAATTTAAGTTCTTCAACAGTATCAAGGGCAGTAAAAGAAAAATATATAAAAACAGATTTTGGTATAATTTCTTTAAGAAAACTTTTTAACTTAGATTCAGCAGTATTTTTACATCAACAAAAAATATTAGAATATATTGAAAATGAAAATAAAGAAAAACCTTTTTCAGATCAAGATATAGTAAATCTTTTAGAAAAAGATGGAATAAAAATAGCTAGAAGAACAGTAACTAAATATAGAGAAAAATTAGGTTATAAATCTTCTCATAAAAGAAAAAAATATTAA
- a CDS encoding MATE family efflux transporter, with translation MKKVYDMTKGKIWTIILSFSLPLLGASLIQQLYNTADMIFVGNFVGKEATGAVGASSLLFTCIIGLFTGVSIGVGVAASQKIGSKDLEMASKVSHTAITFGIIGGIVLTLIGFFSAEFLLTLMNTPKEIMYDSVLYLKIYFLSMLPMILYNIGAGIIRSTGNSKTPFYILIIGGLTNVFANYIFVVVFKMGVSGVAIATALSQTLTAAIVLTYLFKNKTAIKFKTSELKIDFSLLKQILYFGLPAGIQSMLITFSNIIVQYYINGYGGDAVAAYATYFKLENFIWMPIVAIGQASMTFSGQNVGANNYKRVKKGAFVAILLSGGLSIVIATIILTFSHTFMRIFIKNKEIIYLGSQIALTTFPFYWLYSILEVLGSSLRGMGYSIVSMYITIICLCGVRISLLYLISKFNLDFKSIAYVYPMTWFFTASIFIIAFLKIIGKKIKNPN, from the coding sequence ATGAAAAAAGTTTATGATATGACAAAAGGAAAAATATGGACTATAATCCTATCTTTTTCTCTGCCACTTCTTGGAGCAAGTTTAATTCAACAATTATACAATACTGCTGATATGATATTTGTAGGAAATTTTGTAGGTAAAGAAGCAACAGGAGCTGTTGGTGCAAGTAGTTTATTATTCACTTGTATTATTGGACTATTTACAGGAGTTTCAATAGGAGTTGGAGTTGCTGCTTCTCAAAAAATTGGTTCTAAGGATTTAGAAATGGCTTCAAAAGTTTCTCATACTGCTATAACATTTGGTATCATTGGAGGAATTGTTTTAACTCTTATAGGTTTCTTTTCTGCTGAGTTTTTATTAACTTTAATGAACACTCCAAAAGAAATAATGTATGATTCTGTCCTATATTTAAAAATTTATTTTTTAAGTATGTTACCAATGATTTTATATAATATCGGTGCTGGAATTATTCGTTCAACTGGAAATTCAAAGACTCCATTCTATATACTTATAATAGGTGGACTTACAAATGTATTTGCCAATTATATCTTTGTAGTAGTTTTTAAAATGGGAGTTTCAGGTGTTGCTATTGCCACTGCTTTATCTCAAACATTGACTGCTGCCATTGTTTTAACATATCTATTTAAAAACAAAACAGCAATTAAATTTAAAACTTCTGAGTTAAAAATAGATTTTTCTTTATTAAAACAAATTTTATACTTTGGTTTACCTGCTGGAATACAGTCAATGCTTATAACATTTTCAAATATAATAGTTCAATATTATATAAATGGTTATGGTGGAGATGCTGTTGCTGCCTATGCAACATATTTTAAATTAGAAAATTTTATTTGGATGCCAATAGTTGCAATAGGACAAGCAAGTATGACTTTCTCTGGGCAAAATGTAGGAGCTAATAATTATAAAAGGGTTAAAAAAGGAGCTTTTGTTGCTATACTTTTATCAGGAGGTTTAAGTATAGTCATTGCAACAATAATATTAACTTTCTCACATACTTTTATGAGAATATTTATAAAAAATAAAGAAATTATTTATTTAGGAAGCCAAATAGCTTTAACAACTTTTCCTTTCTATTGGCTGTATTCTATATTAGAAGTTTTAGGTAGTTCTTTAAGAGGAATGGGGTATTCAATAGTATCAATGTATATTACTATTATTTGTCTTTGTGGAGTTAGAATATCATTACTTTATTTAATCTCAAAATTTAATCTTGATTTTAAATCTATTGCTTATGTTTATCCTATGACTTGGTTTTTCACAGCAAGTATATTTATAATTGCTTTCCTAAAAATTATAGGTAAAAAAATTAAAAATCCTAATTAA
- a CDS encoding NAD(P)H-dependent flavin oxidoreductase, whose protein sequence is MKELKGIKIGKYYIEKPIVQGGMGVGVSWDQLAGTVSKNGGLGTISGICTAYYDNLKYCKKVINGRPIGVDALNSKEAMIEIFKNARKICGDKPLACNILHAINDYSKVVEYAIEAGANIIVTGAGLPLELPKLVENHSDVAIVPIVSSGRALKIICKKWKAAGRLPDAVIVEGPKSGGHQGVKAEDLFLPEHQLENIVPEVKEERDKWGDFPIIAAGGIWDNDDIQKIIELGADAVQLGTRFIGTYECDASEEFKNILINAKKEDIVIVKSPVGYPGRAIKTNLIKNLKADNQTIKCYSNCIAPCNLGEGARKVGFCIANCLGDSYNGKVDTGLFFSGENGYRVNKLVSVEDLINELITPCRKDVIVNINTENIRENTVNF, encoded by the coding sequence ATGAAAGAATTAAAAGGAATAAAAATAGGAAAATATTATATAGAAAAACCAATAGTACAAGGTGGAATGGGTGTAGGTGTCAGTTGGGACCAACTAGCTGGAACTGTTTCAAAAAATGGTGGACTAGGAACAATAAGTGGAATTTGTACAGCATACTATGATAATTTAAAATATTGTAAAAAGGTTATAAATGGTAGACCCATAGGTGTAGATGCTTTGAACTCAAAAGAAGCTATGATAGAAATTTTTAAAAATGCAAGAAAAATTTGTGGTGATAAACCTTTAGCTTGTAATATTTTACATGCTATAAATGACTATTCAAAGGTTGTTGAGTATGCAATAGAAGCAGGAGCAAATATAATAGTTACAGGTGCTGGACTTCCATTAGAGTTGCCTAAACTTGTAGAAAATCATTCAGATGTAGCAATAGTACCAATAGTTTCATCTGGAAGAGCCTTAAAGATAATTTGTAAAAAATGGAAAGCTGCTGGAAGATTACCAGATGCAGTTATAGTTGAAGGACCAAAAAGTGGAGGACACCAAGGAGTAAAGGCTGAAGATTTGTTCTTACCTGAACATCAATTAGAAAATATAGTTCCAGAAGTAAAAGAAGAAAGAGATAAATGGGGAGATTTTCCAATAATTGCAGCAGGTGGAATTTGGGATAATGATGATATCCAAAAAATAATAGAACTTGGAGCAGATGCAGTACAGTTAGGAACAAGATTTATAGGAACTTATGAATGTGATGCAAGTGAAGAATTTAAAAATATTTTAATCAATGCTAAAAAAGAAGATATTGTTATAGTAAAATCTCCTGTTGGTTATCCAGGGCGTGCTATAAAAACTAATTTAATTAAAAATTTAAAGGCTGATAATCAAACAATAAAATGTTATAGTAATTGTATAGCTCCTTGTAATCTTGGGGAAGGAGCAAGAAAAGTGGGTTTCTGTATAGCAAATTGTTTAGGTGATTCTTATAATGGAAAAGTTGATACAGGATTGTTCTTTTCAGGAGAAAATGGTTATAGAGTAAATAAGTTAGTTAGTGTTGAAGATTTAATTAATGAACTTATAACACCTTGTAGAAAAGATGTGATAGTAAATATTAATACAGAAAACATTAGAGAAAATACTGTAAATTTTTAA
- the hutG gene encoding formimidoylglutamase, whose product MDWNGRIDGYDDDILRIHQVIQIKTLDELMADDYNGKKVCFVSYNSNEGIRRNNGRLGAAEGWKHLKIALSNFPIFDTSIKFYDLKDPIDVIGGKLEEAQQELARVVAKLKSKGYFVVCMGGGHDIAYGTYNGILSFAKTQSKNPKIGIISFDAHFDMREYDKGANSGTMFYQIADDCKRDGIKFDYNVIGIQRFSNTKRLFDRAKSFGVTYYLAEDILKLSDLNIKPILERNDYIHLSICTDVFHITCAPGVSAPQTFGIWPNQAIRLLNIIAKTKKNLTLEVAEISPRYDYDDRTSRLIANLIYQVILKHFDCEIN is encoded by the coding sequence ATGGATTGGAATGGACGTATTGATGGTTATGATGACGATATACTTAGGATACATCAAGTTATTCAAATTAAAACTTTAGATGAATTAATGGCAGATGACTATAATGGGAAAAAAGTATGTTTTGTGAGTTATAATTCTAATGAAGGAATAAGAAGGAATAATGGAAGGTTAGGAGCTGCTGAGGGTTGGAAACATTTAAAGATAGCTCTATCTAATTTCCCTATATTTGATACCAGTATAAAGTTTTATGATTTAAAAGATCCTATTGATGTAATAGGAGGAAAATTAGAAGAAGCCCAACAAGAATTAGCAAGAGTAGTTGCTAAATTAAAATCAAAGGGCTATTTTGTTGTATGCATGGGTGGAGGACATGATATTGCTTATGGTACATATAATGGGATTTTGTCTTTTGCAAAAACACAATCAAAAAATCCTAAAATTGGAATAATAAGTTTTGATGCTCACTTTGATATGAGAGAATATGATAAAGGTGCAAACTCTGGAACAATGTTTTATCAAATAGCTGATGACTGTAAAAGAGATGGAATAAAATTTGACTATAATGTTATAGGTATACAAAGATTTTCAAATACAAAAAGACTATTTGATAGAGCTAAAAGTTTTGGTGTAACATATTATTTGGCTGAAGATATTTTAAAATTAAGTGACTTAAATATAAAACCAATATTAGAAAGAAATGATTATATACATTTAAGTATTTGCACAGATGTATTCCATATAACTTGTGCACCAGGAGTAAGTGCTCCACAAACATTTGGTATTTGGCCTAACCAAGCAATAAGACTTTTAAATATTATTGCTAAAACTAAAAAGAATTTAACATTAGAAGTTGCTGAAATCAGTCCAAGATATGACTATGATGATAGAACTTCAAGACTTATTGCAAATTTAATTTATCAAGTTATATTAAAACATTTTGATTGTGAAATAAATTAG
- a CDS encoding methionine ABC transporter ATP-binding protein, producing MITLENVNKIYSNGLHAVKDVNLKVNEGDIFGIIGLSGAGKSSLIRLINRLEEPTSGKIFINGQDILSLNKTELLERRKKIGMIFQHFNLLSSRTVEENVAFALEIANWNKKDIKKRVTELLEIVGLSDKAKYYPSQLSGGQKQRVSIARALANNPDILLSDEATSALDPKTTKSILELIKEIQHKFSLTVLMITHQMEVVKEICNKVAIMSDGKIVEQGGVHHIFAEPKNEITKEFISYVHQQTDTTLNYLHHKGKKIIKAKFLGTSSQEPIISKVIKEYGIDINILGGTIDKLSTVNIGHLYLELDGNLDTQTKAIELMQTMDVIVEVIYNGD from the coding sequence ATGATTACACTTGAAAATGTAAATAAAATTTATTCCAATGGTTTGCATGCTGTGAAAGATGTTAATTTAAAAGTAAATGAAGGAGATATTTTTGGAATTATAGGTTTAAGTGGTGCTGGAAAATCTTCTCTCATAAGACTTATTAACAGACTTGAAGAACCTACAAGTGGAAAAATTTTTATTAATGGACAAGATATTTTAAGTCTTAATAAAACTGAACTTTTAGAAAGAAGAAAGAAAATTGGAATGATATTTCAACATTTTAATTTACTTTCATCAAGAACAGTTGAAGAAAATGTTGCTTTTGCATTAGAAATTGCAAATTGGAATAAAAAAGATATTAAAAAAAGAGTTACAGAGCTTTTAGAAATAGTTGGTTTATCTGATAAAGCTAAATATTACCCTAGTCAATTAAGTGGTGGACAGAAACAAAGAGTGTCAATAGCAAGAGCTTTGGCAAATAATCCTGATATTCTACTATCTGATGAAGCAACTTCAGCTCTTGATCCTAAGACAACTAAATCTATTTTGGAACTTATCAAAGAAATTCAACATAAATTTTCATTGACTGTTCTTATGATAACTCATCAAATGGAAGTTGTAAAAGAAATATGCAATAAAGTTGCAATAATGTCTGATGGAAAAATAGTTGAACAAGGAGGAGTACATCATATATTTGCTGAGCCTAAAAATGAAATTACAAAGGAATTTATTTCCTATGTTCACCAGCAAACTGATACAACATTAAATTATTTACATCATAAAGGAAAGAAAATTATTAAGGCTAAATTTTTAGGAACATCTTCACAAGAGCCTATTATTTCAAAAGTTATAAAAGAATATGGTATTGATATAAATATTTTAGGTGGAACTATTGATAAACTTTCAACAGTCAATATAGGACATTTATATCTTGAACTTGATGGAAATTTAGATACACAAACAAAAGCAATTGAGCTTATGCAGACTATGGATGTTATAGTGGAGGTGATATATAATGGAGATTAG
- a CDS encoding methionine ABC transporter permease, which yields MEISSLIEPLFENFENPIVSMLAVSTVETIYMVFLSTIFSLLLGFPIGVLLVITKEGGIYEMKKFNAILGVIINALRSFPFIILMILLFPLSRFVVGSTIGATAAVVPLSIGAAPFVARIVEGALLEVDHGLIEASQSMGASNSTIIFKVMLPECYPTLVHGIVVTIISLIGYSAMAGTIGAGGLGDLAIRFGYLRFKLDIMIYAIIIIIILVQVIQSVGNYIVYRRQKKLGK from the coding sequence ATGGAGATTAGTTCTTTAATTGAGCCTCTTTTTGAAAATTTTGAAAATCCTATTGTAAGTATGCTTGCAGTTTCAACAGTTGAAACTATATATATGGTATTTCTTTCAACAATATTTTCACTGTTACTTGGATTTCCAATAGGGGTGTTACTTGTTATAACAAAAGAAGGTGGCATATATGAAATGAAAAAATTTAATGCTATTTTAGGTGTTATAATAAATGCTTTAAGATCATTTCCTTTCATTATCTTGATGATACTTTTATTTCCACTATCAAGATTTGTAGTTGGTTCAACAATAGGTGCAACAGCAGCTGTTGTTCCATTATCAATAGGAGCTGCACCTTTTGTTGCAAGAATAGTTGAAGGAGCATTACTTGAAGTTGATCACGGACTTATAGAAGCTAGCCAAAGTATGGGAGCCAGCAACTCAACAATAATTTTTAAGGTTATGTTGCCAGAATGTTATCCAACATTAGTTCATGGAATTGTCGTTACTATAATTAGTTTAATTGGATATTCAGCTATGGCTGGAACAATAGGAGCTGGTGGACTTGGGGATTTGGCAATAAGATTTGGTTATTTAAGATTTAAACTTGATATAATGATTTATGCAATTATTATAATAATCATTTTAGTTCAAGTCATTCAATCAGTTGGTAATTATATTGTATATAGAAGACAAAAAAAATTAGGAAAATAA